caaaaatatacatttattcTATACTTTCTCTCTTTTTACCACCCCCCACATGTAACACACTTTGCTCAAGAACCACTTTAAGATGGCCCAAAGcattatatatacataaatacataacAGGAGGAAGGTCAGTCCATGACCTAGTGCAGAAGCTCCTCAGCAGCAGAACATGGAACATTCCAGAAATTCTGGAGTCCTGCCAGCAAAGGACAGGATGGATGTTGACAACCTGCACAGGTGATCCTTCAACACTGAATTCAGATGGTAAAAAAGGCAAATTCATAATAGGCTCTTCACATCACCAAGGAGGGCAGGTAAATCCTTTCACTTAGGGTGTTGAAAGCCAACAAATACTCCTTGGGCTGGAAAAGCAGTTGCTCCTTTAGTTCTCAACTGCTTTGTAATCTTCATCTCTCTTGACTCTGTCCAAGGCCCAGGGAAGCTTTGCAGGCTCCCTCACCCACTCTAACCAACAGCAGCTCAGGATCAGTGTtgtgagcagcactgggagcagcagcacagcaattCAGGCTTCACATCACCCATCCCTTTACAGCAAGCAGCCCAGCATGGCTCAGGCCGActgacagcagtgacagaggAGCATGCAACACTTCTCTAATGTGACAAGGGCTGCCTTGGCCAGATCCTTGTCCAGCCCTTGCAGTCACTGCATGAAATGGAAATGTGAAAGGCTGTGACCTACAAGAAACTACTCACTCCTAGTACACAGACAGATGGAAgtcttttttccccagaagtaaataaaaataaaaaaggggggTGAGGGGTTGGGTGGGTTGGAGCATTATTTGTTTTCAAGGTGCCAGTGCTACTTAGAGGCCTGCAGGGAATAGTACCCAGgcagacagagaagctgcattgCTCATTAACAAAATAAGATAAGCAAAGGCCTGCATAGTTTTGGCAACCAATATGAACTTCACATTCTTACccatgttttctttccctgtggtGGGAACACCTGGTAGCAAACACTGTCCTCTACCTCCTAATGATCCAAACCAACACCTCCACACTGCACCTCGCTTACTCTTACCTTAGGATTCTGCAGGAATAGAAGTAAGTTGGGGCAAGAGATTCACACAGTCCCCAAACACTGCAAGTTCCTTTTTTTCTACCATCCCTAGTGGGAAGCTGCTTACACCAGATCTCCACCTACCTGGTGGACTCGGGCAGGAAAGCACCACCAAACCTAGAGGAATACTTCATCCTTGGAAAGCACAGGATATCCCAGAAACCAGACTGATGCAGCCTTTATGTGAACAGTCACTGGATTGGAACACCATGTCTTGAAACTGCATGCCAGACAGCTCAGACAATAGGAGTCCCTCTTCCAGCATGGAAGAGGTTAATAAGAAGTTCCAGGAAGTCTTTAAAGGACCACTCCCCACATGCACATAAGCATTTTCAACATACTGAGCCATAAAACTTACTGAGCAGCAGTCTGGGGATCTGAACTGCAATGTAAGGGAAGGACACTGCCAGAGATACACATCCAGCTCCCACTCTTCTCCCACTGCAGCACACCAGCCAACTCAATTCTAGCACACCTAAGGCATTTGAGTTTCCAGTCACTAAATTCTGACAGCTCAGACTCATCATAGGCTTCTGCTCTGCCTCAAGCACCTGAATGTCTCTGGAGCCTTCATCTGCAGAGCCACCTTCCTCCTTCACAGCACTCTCCGAGCCCCTGCCAAAGCCATGAAGCAGGATGCAGATGGAAAACACACCTACCTCACAGGTTTTACTCTTGAGCTCATCCCTGATTCAGTGTTCTTACTTAGACTTTCCTTTGAGCTCAAATGCACAGCACTACAGCCTCCAGAGACTGGTtcacagctccttcagctcAGCTAGACAGCAGCACTGTTTGTCCGTCTCCCTCCTGTTCAGTCACTTCACATCCCCACTGTGAGCTACCAGCCTTCCCCAAATGTTCTCTGGGCACAGAGAACAGTTCATTCCTCTTCATACCTCTTTTTCCCCATACACTGAGAACATTCCTTTTAACCACTAGCAACTCCAACTCACAATTTTCAACTGTGTTAGCTGAAACCAAGGGTGAGCCCCAGTGACCAGCTTCCCTCATCAGACACTATCACCACCTGTGCTGTTGCATTATGGCAAGGTGCAGGCAGCCATGCTGCTTAGCCCAAGAAGATCATCTTTGGTTTCAACCACCAAAATCTTTCTATATATGTACAATACAGCAGTCAAATCAGCACCCTCATTCCTAAACATCATTGCTCTAAGTGAGAAACAAGTGCTTTCAGTCACTGAAAAGGAAGAGGTGCCAGCCAGGACTATCTTCTGGGTCATATTCACATCAGGAACGTGGAGGATCAGGAAAGTTCAGTGTTTAAAGGTTTATGAACAAAACCACTCTACATTGTTCTCATGTAGCAACAGAAAGTGTTCTTCCCAAAAGGGTTTGGGCTGCCAACTTAGTGTCACAATAGGTGTTGGAAATCCTAAGGACAAGAGGAAAGCCATGGCAGGTAGCCAAGGACAGGTTTCCAGTGGACATCCGAGCAGCTGCGGTATCAGGGAGtttggaagaaagaaagaaggatcaCATGTCTGAGGTGCCCGGCCTCAGGCATTGATGGATTTCCAGCGGTCACTGTCTATGCTGTTGATGCTGCCCACGTGGTATGGCATAGAGGCCACGTCATCCAGGTAGGCTGTGGTGTCAATCTGAGTGCTCGAGTAGAACCCAGAATCCATTCCTTCCTTCTTGGCAACAGCGTAAGGATGGGGTAGGTGCACATCCACATCCTCAGGTTCATCCACCTGGCATTTGTAGGAGAAAAGGATCTTCGGTTCAGACCTGGAGTGATGAAAGATTTAAAATGCATGTGTTACCAATGTGGTATCACAGCTACCTGTCCTTAATTGAAACTCATCAATGTTAAGAAATTGTGCATTTGGACCTCAGACACTCTTTAAAAATGAGCTTTTGGTCTAGAAATTTGTGGCAGAGTAACTGCCATAAAGTAATGCTAAATTAAGCTTTGGATGAAGTCACGTAAGAGAAATATAAATGGCAGAATCCTGACTCTGCTGTGGGAAAAGAGTTCTCATCTTCAGGAGCCTTGAATTACTGAGGGCAACAGCACCCAAACACTACTGAACTCCACAACAGCCTGGCTACTGACACAAAAATGAGTCAGAACAGGAGTACACTTCACGTTCTACCTGTGCACATCATGAAAACCAAATACAAACACTTGTAGATCAGCAGTTTTCATCTTTAACTCCAGACAATGTTCCCTTCTAACTTCAAAGGGATGCAGaggtatatatttatattttaaaagcactttatcttctcagttattttaaaacctgCTATTTCTCACTAATGACCGACAAATACTAAATCCCACGCCGAACCACTCATTTTCCCACCAAGGTGCATTTCCTACGAGTGGCCACacggcggcggccccggcctGAGAATCGCCCTTCCCACGGTTTTTCACTAGCGATGTTTGGGCCCACGGGGAGTCCTCAGCCGAAGTTACTAAACTCCCACATCCTTCCTACGAATTTACCCCAAAACCTACTCAGAAGACCGTTTAAACTCCCAGGACTCGATTCCTCATTAAGCATTTGGCTATCAACTTCAGCAGAAGAACTTTGTACTACAGACAATGCTGATGCTGAAGAAGTGATCCTCAGCAATGTGTGAGGAATACAGCCATCAGATCTGCTCTGCATGCAAAGGAGCCCTGCACAGAAGCGAGCAGCCACGGGTCACAGAAATTCTTCAAGGGCAGAAATTAAGACTGCCTCTCTAACTGGCATTCTAGTAGCTGTCTTTATTGTACAGACTGAGAGAACCTGAGTGCAAACCAGTTAAaagactatatatatatatatccatcTAAACTCCTGTTCCTGGCTACTCACCCAAAGAAACCTTTCAGGAACGCCACATAGATGAGAGGTGCAAAGAAGCTGAAGTAAAGGAATGTGGTAGCATCAACACAGCTGTCAACAACAAAAGGGAACATGAAGGGATTTAGTACTCAAGAACAATACAGCTGGCTAACACCACTCACAGCCTCCCAAATGATTCAATTTCCCTCCAAAGTGTCCAGAGATCAAGAAAAATCATGCTAAACAAATTTAAACTGATGCAAAGCAACAGCCATTGTCATCAACATATGTCACTGCTTCTAGACAATCAGGGGAACCATGCCAAAACCCAAGGTCTGACCAAGAGGAGAGTCTCAGTACTCCCAATTTTGACTCTCAGATGTGACACTGATCCCTGCAGAACAAGACTCCAGGTATAAGGGTGTCTCCATATTGCTAACAAACAGACAATTTCCTCTCTTATTACCTACTAATGGCCAGACATCAGTGGATTCACACTATTACTCTCACTCACCACCTCAAGACAACTGCAGTACACACAGCTCCACAACCTCTCCACTGGGGAGTTTCCTGATTACTTAGAAGTCTTTTGGCACAAACCAGAACCAACAGGTTTATTCCTTCTTAGGAACACAGCATAGATTTGTTTTCTTGGGAGAGGCAGTGTTAAAGGACACTCAAAGAGAACACAAGATCCAGGCTGCAGACCGCCTCCCCCAGTGTACCTACCACAATCCTTCTATGATATCCACACAGAGGAGGGCACTGCCCAGGCCCTGCACCAGGTTCAGCAGTGCCAGAATGCCAGCATAAATATAAAAACTCTTCCTGGCTGTGGGAAAGACATGGACACACGTGAAGCTCAACCTCAAACATCAGACCCATGGAAATGTGTTTGATGGAGATGCCAAATCCAACAGAAGCTTCTCACCACCTTGTCTCTAAGAACGGCTGAAGAATTAAGACTGCATTTTCCTGTCCCATGCTGGCAGAATTGATGGTGGTAAAATGGACTAAACCATACCCCCCTGCATGTATATATGCACACTCAAGATGGGTTTTGAAAGCAAGGTTACAGCAACACATGCAAAGATTTAATCTGCAGGCATCTGGAACCATTGTCAGTCACATAAAGGATCACaagaaaaactaaacaaaaacaacccagcCGAACTAGAAGCTGTGCCCTTCCAATGTACAGCACTAATAAAACTGCTCAGGAGACCCcaacaggagcagcagggtgTGCTGAAGACCAGGCATATCAGGCCCAGGACCTGTGCCTGTGACATATGACATTCATAACCCCTCCCTCAGAATACCCACAGAGGGATCTCAACACTAGTTAGAGAAAGAGCTCAGTACAAACACCTTAATAACAGCTTCTGTCTATTCAAGAGCTGCAGATATTCTgcaacaacagcaaaaccaaacaaacaatcACCTTGATAAAGTAAAAGCCCAGATAAAAATTGTTGAGCAGCTCCCACTTAGCCTTCCCTTCTCAGGGAATGACTAGCACGCACACTTTACCATCATGTGTGCATTTCAAAGGAAGCTGTTATTAAGAAGCCATTTCTTAAGGCTCTCAGAAGAGTATATATTTACATTATATCTGTATCATTAACTGAGCAGTAGGTCTTGTTTTCTTAATGCAATTATTTAGCTACTAAAGTAGCAATATAACTGCTTACTCTGCTCTCCAAGACACAACATACTAATTTTTCTAGGGATAGGTTATCAGTCGTTTGCCACATTATCTAAACTCTGAGACGTGGAACGCATCTGCAGCACAAACACATAGAGGAACTTTTTACTCCCATCAGTGCTTTATCCTGATGCTGTACCCATCTATACTATGGAAAACACTACAGTTACCTACAGGGCAAAGAAATCCGGTCTTTCAGAGAAGTTTTTGGAAGAATCACCACCAAGGAATAGACCTGTTGAGACAAAGAACTAACAGTTCCATGGCTGCTTGGCAACTCAACTCAAAAATCGTTACAGGGATGGTGTGTGGTATTATGTACTCCCTACATGCCTCGGGGCAGAGGCACAATCCCTTAACATTAAACACAGAACAGATGTGAAGGCCCCATAACTCACCCTTATCAGCATAAAAGAGCTGACAAACACAGGAGGAAAGAATATCTGAGCTCAGGAATAGAGCTGGCCCAGCTTACACCACCCCCATTGAACCTTTATTCCTCAGCTTTCCCCCCCACATGCGATGAATGTTGTGCTGCAGGAGGGGGATTAGGGCATTACTGTACTCAAATCATCCTCCTTGCTCCATTTAGAAAATACAAAGAAGCTATCAGAGTGTGTAACACATTCCCAGTACTCTTACCAGGAAGAAGAAACAGGAGCTGGCAAGCCAAAAGTGTCTCCCACCATGACCATAGATATTGAAGTCTTCTGCTGAGAGGTGGGCATCAGGGTATAGGATTTCCAGGGTGCCCTAGGAGAGAAGTGGCACCAACATGATTCTATTACAAGCTGTATCCCCACTGAAATGCATATTTGGACAAGGGACACTATGCTTAAAGAAGTTCAGAAAACAGCTGGcctgccccccacccccaaccTAACCAATCCCTGCTTAGACCAAGTTACACTcacaaagaagaagaagaaactaAAGACAAGAAGTGAGGAGAAAAAGAGTGGCAGGAATCTGCATCTGAAGGAAACTGGCACCAGTAACATTACAGAAGAGAGACTGAGGTGGACAGGGGATGCAAGCACTTGTATGTCTAAAACAGCTAAGAGCTCCATTTCCATCTTTAAAGTAGATCTTTCTGATGAAACACCCAGAAAATAGTCAATTTGGGAAAGGACATTGTCTTGTTTAGGAGCTATCCATACAGATAGTGGAGAGCAAAGAGCTTGTAGGCACTAGTGAACCCAGATATAGCTCCAACACTTGATATTTTATGAGGCTCCTCCAGCTTCATCATGTGGTAATGACCAGCTCACTGTCTCTGCAGCCAAGAGCCTGGTCCCAGAACAAAGCTCTGTGTTATTCTGGCGCTGCCCTGAGTACAGAGACACAGGCTGACCACTGACATGCTGAGGAGGAGAATAAACCCAGACACAGATTGCATTGTTCAGGGACATGAAGACATGCCTAATAAACTGAGCCAGCAAGCCAGCTGCTAATCTGAAGAGAAGCAAGAGCTCTCAGCTCTCAAAGATTCAGCTCTGCACTGCCCTTACTTGGCAAGCACATGGTTTTCATGGCCCTTGAGGGAAGATCCAGAACTTGTTGTTCAGGTGTGGAAAAACTTCACTCTTGTTCCCAGATTCACTAAACAATGCAATCCATCCAAACCTCATTTCTTCACCTTATCTGAGCTATTTATGCAGTAAAGAAGACAAGCAGATACTATCTGCTTATACACTGCCACAAACATTCAGTCTTCCTCCAAAACCTCATCTAAAGAGCAAAGCTGCCACTTTCAGATAGGATTCACACACTTAACTGTTTAACATCAAGCAAAGGTCCTTCTTTTGCAAATTCTTCTGCTTCAGTGTACTCACCTGGGTGACAGAATATGCCAGAGACAGCACAGTGGTGATTGCCAGCACACGTTTCACGCTCGACTTGCTCTCCAGGTGACCTGTAATTATGGGGTATGGAAGTGACTCAGGATGTAATCCCAGCACTGGTTAAAAACAGCTCTTTTCAGAACCAATAAAGGAAAACACTTATTTCCACAAGCCTTCAAGGGAAGGTTAAAGCTCACTTAAACCCTGTTTGGAGAGTTGAGCCTTTCACAGGCAAAAATCCTATTTACAAAACCAACAGATTTTAACTTGCTTTCCTCCTGTCCACACTAAGAAAAAACAACTAAGTCCTTCTGCCGGGgttacaggaaagaaaaaaaaaaaaaaaagtaattactCCAGCATGAAGTACACTGAGATGTTATAAAGCTGCTTCTCAGGGAGAAGAGTTGACGGGAGGCTGGGGTAGAGAAATCTGTACTGGAATATACTGAAGTAGGCAATTTCCAGAAGCTCATTCCAatctaaattattctatgagccttcaaaagataaaaaatacacTGCTCATGTGTCCCACTGACATGTGCAACAGTGACACCCACCCTCTCCTGTACCTCTGACCCACAGGGAGAGGCATTTTCACTTGCATAACTGAAAGAAGTAGAATTACAGTTGAAGGTACAGATGAAGCATTTGAATGCAACCAAGATGGATCAAACTAATTAAGGATGGGATGAAGGGGATAGAAGGCCCCCAATGGGACCATCTTAAATAAAATGGGCTTGAAGCAAACATGAGACTGTTGATCTTGGTATAAAAATCTTACCTAAGCTGTGCACTCCACTGTATGAGTGCAGGACTAACCAAGCACATATAAACCCTTAAGGCACACACGCCATAGATCTGTAAGAATAATGAGGCCTTCAGCCACTTCTAATGAAATCTCCACGATTTACCCTTTGCATTTATTCTATAGCCTCTTCACTTTATAGAATCAGCATCACCATAAACTTACAAACGCAATCTCTGTGGAAGGAAAGGCAACAGGAAACATTCAAACCACTGCTGACACATACCAAAGGCAAGGCCTAGAATCACCACACTCAGTTCAATTGCCAGAAGGAAGAACCTTGTGATCTCCCACAGGATCTGAGGGATAACAGAGACCAGATAAACATGATTAGATGGAGCCagaaagcagtttgaagttAATAAAGCAAAATTCCAAGGGATGGCAGTTTCTGGTCATGGCTGGTCATTTCCACAAATCCTTCTCATGCTTGTTCCAAGGCCTGTTCGTGCCTGTGCAACAGAACAGTTGTGTGGGAACAAGCAAATAGCAGCTCTAAAGAGAGGAAGTGGCCATGGATTGCCACAGTTGAGGATTTGTCACTTGTTTCAGATATGTTCTTGCTGCTCCCAAAGAGCACAAGCCCATGATGACTTCAAATATTGAACAAAGCCAGTTCTTAAAGCAGTAGACATGCCTGAACAAACTCTGTATTCTGCCCTCTTCCAAAGCTACTGGTCCTTAAATCTAAAGCATAATCAAGTAAAAAGCACTCTCCGTTCCAGCCTGTCATTTGCAATCTCATGTTTTATTTGATGAAACAAGACCAATAAAAAGCAGGTGAGGCAATTTTTCAGGGAGTCATGCAATAAATCAATGCCAAACCTAGAACAAGCACCCAGATTCTGGCTTATTAACCCTTTATCTCTGAACACTGAATGGTGCTCTCTTGAAGATAGTAATATTTTAAGAGGCATTGGATAAATACACAGTTTGTGTGTGCACATACATGTACGAGAACACAAAAGAAACATAATGGACAGAATAAAACACGTTTACAGAAAAAACTGTCAGAGTATCTGTCTTGCTATATAGTTTCCCAAGTATCTGTCTTGCTACATAATTTCCAACACCAGAGctgaagaaaaacatctttACACCTCTTCTTCATTATTCAAGTCCTGGACCTACATCTGCTGGACAGAGGTGAATGAAAAATTCTACAAACATTCACTTGCAACAGCAGCTCAGCACGATGCTTTGACAGTAACATTAAAGGGAAAAGCAAGGAAACCACACTGATCCCAGAGAATAAATCCTGAAGACCTGTACTCTGTAGGTGACTCTTCTTTCTCTAACAGCTCAAGAACTGCAGAGCTTTTTGTTTTAAGCAGTATTTTGCTACAAATAAATTACTGCAAAGGAACAGCACATACTAAGATATTTCCTTTTTGCTAATGGTTCACCTTGTGCTCAGAGTGCTCACAAGGATGTTCAGGTGTCAGTCTCAAAAGGAAAGTCGGTTTTATTTGCATTCAATACAAAAACTTCAACATTTTCAAAGAGCCACTAGAATACTGCAAGAGTAACAAAGGCCAGGTCTTGCCTATCCATTAAAGGTATCTGAATGCTTATCTGTTGCAAAAGAGAATAATTTCATCCCTGTAACAGGAAACCTTTGCTGCCACTATTTGTGTGTCTATTTCAGGAAATCCATTGTTTTACCATCCCGGATGTTGTGATGATTTAGATGCAGCTATCAAAACAGGATTCCATAGTACACATAGCTAAGAGTACTGCAAAAAAGCACATTCTTCTTGTACACACATAAGAGGGAAGTCAGAGCAGATTGCTGTAATAAGAAGTACACAAAGCACAGCCTCTAATGTCAGTGTTGCACCTACCTTGTCAGCAACCATGGCAGCATCAGAGGCACTCACAGTCATGGAGACAACAGCTCGGGCAATGCCAACTAAAGCCACCACAAATACCTgcaaaaaaagagcaaaagtgAGCTCATGTCAAAAGGCACATATGCAGCAGCGATCAGAAGCCCTTTTGGAACACCGTTTTCAGGTCAGCTTTCAAACCTGATAATGTGTACTAAGAATTTCCTGTGGCAGACTAGAGTTAATTTCCTGAAAAAGATTCCTCAGACCCATTTGATAGGAACAGTGCCTTAGAATTTAGGAAGGAACAATTGTCTCAGCCGTCAGATTAAGCTCTGAAGAGTTCTTCACACAGTCTTTACAACAGTATCTTTAGTCTTCCCTTCATTCCactggggcaggagaggagaaaaacaaacagacagAAAACACATCCCTCTGAATTACAAAACCAAATGGTTGGCATGTCTGACTAAACCAATCACATCAGATAACAGAAACCACTCAATACCAACTACCACACTACACAATTATGACAAAACTAAACCTGCAGTTCTCTCACTCTGTACTAACAATGCTCAGAAATGCACAGGAAAAGTCACCTGCAGCCACCAGCTTCAAAACATCTTACCCTGCTGCACAATGCAACACAGAGATCACCAACTCACTTCATGTACATCAAGGCATGACAGCTCAATGAGGCTCAGCTACCCTGTGCTGTTATAGCCATCCCATGCAATTAAGAGCTCAGTTGGATGTATCTACACTCCACTGTGCAGACTTACACTCTAAGGAAGTGGATTTTTCCAGACAAAATTCTCTAAATGTCAGGCTGATCCTAATGATGAAGGTAGGAGACAGCTAAACCTATCAGAGAACCAAGAGTCTAAGCTGATCCTAAGGTGGTTGCAGAATGGAAACGACCAATAAGTGACTCACAGATGAGTTTCTCTTTCTTAGAGGAAGAAGGGACAGCAACAGCAAGAGAATACAACACTCCTGGGGTGGAAAACTCCATGACAAAACACTGACAGAAAATAAGGGTCCCTGCATATAATGGTGTTCTAGAGTTGCAACAATTCACTGCAGAGGAACACACATCTCTTTGTTTCCTCTCTAAGCAGGCAGAGACTCTTCCCAATCTGATAACTCCACATTAACCACCAACTCCAGAGAAAGCATTCCTCCAGAACACAGCAAACAGCCAATTTAAAGAAAGACCTCACAGAACACACTTCCATCCTCATTTCCCAATAACATACTCAAGAAATTGGTATGAAACGGAGTTAAAGCATTTTCCTCTAAGACTGTGTGCTGGATTTGACTGGGATAGAGGAAATTTCCTTCACAGTagctggtatggggctgtgtttaGGATTTTCGTGCTGAAAACTGTGTTGATAACACAAATGTTTTCATTACTGCTGCACTGCACTGACACAGAATGCAAGACATTTTTTGCCTCTCATCCCACTCCAGCAGCGAGTTGGCTGGAGGTGACCAAGTtaagaggtgacagctggaacagCTGACTCCAGCTGGCCCAAGGAATATCccatatggcatcatgctcaTCACATAAAGacaggaagaagaaggaaggaaaagactTTCAGAGtaatggtgtttgtcttcccccATAACAATGAcatgtgatggagccctgctttcctggaaacagctgaacacctgcctgcccagggaaaGTGGTAAGTGAATgccttgctttgctttctctgtgtgcacagcttttgctGTGGCTTACTAaattgtctttatctcaacccacaaattctcacttttattcttctgattctctcccctGTTTCAGTGAGggggagtgagagagcagctgtgtggggctgagtTGCCATCCAGAGCATAAAGTCAATTCACTTCCCTCCCTTTGGTTTATCaagagttttgtttttcaaagccTCTGGCACAAACCTCTACTGACCACGTGCACTACTGGAAACACATAGAAATGTTTAAATCCAGACTGGAAAGGGACAGTAATATTTCTAAACGGTTGAAACATTTGTGTGTATCCCTGGTTCTCCAAAACCATGCAGAAGCCCAGAACCCCAACTCTTGGCCTGAAAGAGCTAACAAAACTTCCCAAGAAAGATTCAGGTGAGGCTACTAGCTCAGATTTGGTTTTGAGCTTCTTGGGTTTTGCCATGCCAGTACCTGTACACAGACCAGAGAAAGAGGCATCCATCTAACCCAATCCAAACATACAACCTGTACTAATCTCACTGAGGAAGAGCAATCATATTATGTTATGTACTGAGGCAAGCCAGGATATCAAAAAGTTTCTGAATGGTATTTTTGAACAAATTCAGGTAGGTCCCTAGCATTTATAAAGTCCTCTAAGCAGTATCACAGGGCATCACAGGACTAGTGAGAGGAGCACAGCAAGACCTTTGATGTTTGTGAACTGTAACTGTACTGAATACTCTGTTTCCACCTTAAGAACTATAAAGAACATCAAGTCAGGGCCACTTTGACATGATGTGAAAGAAACTAACAGGATTGGGTTTCTAATTCCCAGACTAACCAGAACTCTGTCACATAACCATTTTCTCCAGCAGATGACCAAGCTTTTCAACAATTTGACACAAATTATTCTCCTTTCACTACCTCAATGAAAAGCTGGGCTTGTGTCCCATGCTACTGACTGCAAGGAGCACAGAAAAGATAAGATACTACATTCCAATACatcaaagcaagaaaagaagaaaaatggaaaaggaaaaagtaaaatcaTCACAGGAGAAAAAGCAGATCTGGCCCTAGAACCTATTAAAAGCTGAATTCCAACAGTGAAAAAAGTTGACTTCTTGCAGTATACC
The Taeniopygia guttata chromosome 12, bTaeGut7.mat, whole genome shotgun sequence DNA segment above includes these coding regions:
- the TPRA1 gene encoding transmembrane protein adipocyte-associated 1 — translated: MFQSMMSVMTFSMSDNITHSTALVTVLDNVTTLSPMTMHVINDTNITVPHKCLLLLYEDIGKSRVRYWDLLLLVPNVLFFMFLLWKLPSARAKIRVTSSPIFTTFYILVFVVALVGIARAVVSMTVSASDAAMVADKILWEITRFFLLAIELSVVILGLAFGHLESKSSVKRVLAITTVLSLAYSVTQGTLEILYPDAHLSAEDFNIYGHGGRHFWLASSCFFFLVYSLVVILPKTSLKDRISLPSRKSFYIYAGILALLNLVQGLGSALLCVDIIEGLCCVDATTFLYFSFFAPLIYVAFLKGFFGSEPKILFSYKCQVDEPEDVDVHLPHPYAVAKKEGMDSGFYSSTQIDTTAYLDDVASMPYHVGSINSIDSDRWKSINA